From the Natrinema amylolyticum genome, the window GAGTACCTCCTCGACGACGTCCCGCTTCTGCTTCGGGATCAGCATCTCCACGAGGCGCATGGTCTCAGCACGACGATCCCGTGGAAAAACGTTCGACCTGACATCGAACCGGACAACGGTGGTTCGGTCCGCCTCGAGAGGATTCTCGAGAACAGGCCCGCATCACGATCGGTCGGTCGACTATCCGGTCTCGTGCCTCGTCGCAGTACACAGCCGCGGCTCACGAAGGAGTTCGTCGCGAGAAGTGGGCCAACTCGGATTTGAACCGAGAGCCTCCACCTTATCAGAGTGGCGCTCAACCTAATTGAGCTATTGGCCCGCGTTGCCGTCTTCTTCGCACTCGGTAGTTGCTCGGTGGGACGTTTAAGCGTTTCTTTCTTTGGGACCCGTGCGAACCGCTACCGAGCGAGGGGGTCGTCGTCTCGCTCGTCGTCCGTGTCGTCCGTCCGCTCGTCGCCGAAGTCGATCGTGTACGAGTCGTCGCCGTTTCCGTCGACGGTGTAGTCGTCATCACCGAGGTCGTACGTCCCGCCGTCGGTCGACTCGGTGGATCCGTCCGCCGTCTCGTCGTTCGGGAAGCCGAACGTCCAGACGTTGCCGCTGGCGAACCCGCCCGTCTTCTTGTCCGCGTAGGGGACGATCACGAACCGCTTGAGGGCCGCGCGGATCGGGATCCGCGTCAGCGGAACGGCCAGCAGGAAGCCGATGACGTCGGTCACCAGCCCGGGAGTCAGCAGGAACGCCCCGGCGGCGATCAGCAGGCCCCCGTCGAGCAGTTCGTTGGTCGGCGGCTTCCCCGCGGCCATCGTCCGTTGCATCTTCCGGATCGTCCGTCGCCCTTCCGCGCGGACGAGGAGCATCCCGACCAGTCCAGTCAGGACGACGAGTAAGATCATCCCGACCCAGCTGACGAACCCGAACTGGGTAACGATCACCGCGAGCAACACGGCGTCGAGAAACGGGATGAGCAACAGCGCGAAGATCCACCGGAGCATACCTCGATATAGCCACCGAAGGGTGAAAATCCTTTACTCTCGTTCCAGAAGCGGAATTCCCGCCGCTCGAGTCCCAGTCGACGGGCCGTGAGCGAACGAAGGGCTTACGCCGCGGACTCACCTCGGTCCGGTATGGACGATACGACCCGCGTCGAGTGGCGCGAGTGGGGACAGGACGCCTTCGACGAGGCGGCGGAGTCCGACGTTCCCGTCTTGCTCTCGCTGACTGCGACGTGGTGCGATCACTGCCACGAGATGGACGCGGAGACCTACGCCGAGCCCCGAATCGCGGCCAACGTCAACGACAGTTTCGTTCCCGTTCGGGTGGACGTGGACCGCTACCCGCGCGTTCGCGACCGGTACAATATGGGCGGGTTCCCGTCGACGGTCTTTCTCGCACCCGACGGCAAGGTCCTGACCGGTGCGGGCTATCTCGGTCCCGACGGGATGCGACAGGTCCTCGACAGCGTCCGGACCATGTGGGACACGAAAGGCAGCGGTGCGGCGCGCGTCCCGCGGCCGCTCCGGGAGGACAACCCGCCGGCCGGCGAGCTGACGGCCGACGTCGAGTCGGCCATGCTCGGCCAGCTCTCGGAGAGCTACGACGAGACCGCCGGCGGCTGGGGCGACAGTCCGAAGTTCCCGCTGCCCGACGCCCTCGAGTTCGCGCTCAAACGCGACCGAGACATGGCGCTGCGGTCGTACGACGCGGTCGGTGCGAACCTGTTAGACGAGTACGACGGCGGCTTCTACCGGTTCGCGACCGACCGCGACTGGTCGGGACTCCAACGCGAGAAGCTCTTGGATTCCAACGGTGCGCTCGTGCGCGCGTTCGCCAACGCCTACCTTCACACCGGGAAAGACGAGTACCGCGACCCCGCCGATCGCACGATCGAGTTCCTGACGACGACGCTGTGGAACGCCGACGCCGACGCCTTCGCGAACAGTCAGGCCCCCGGCGAGGACGACGCCCACAGCCTCGACGCGACCGATCGAGCGGCCGCCGACGAGCCGCCGGTCGACGACGGCGTCCTCGCCGGTCCGAACTCGCTGGCGATCGAGGGACTGCTCACGTACTACGCCTACACCGACGACGATCGGGCCCGCCGGTACGCCGAACGCGCGCTCGCGACCCTCCGCGAGGACCTGCTCGAGGAGGGGGTCGTCGCCCACGCACGTGACGACGACGCCGTCGAGCGCGACGCCGACGGCGATGCGCTCCCGCTTCTCGCGAATCAGGCCCGCGCGCTGGCGGCGCTGACGACGGCCGCCAGCACCCTCGAGACGGACGTGCTCGAAGACGCGACGGCCGTCGCGGAGGCGACGATCGACCGGCTCCACGACGAGGACTCGTTCCTCGACGGTCCCGCCGAGGGCGTTGGCCTGTGCGATCGGCCGTTACGGCCGCTCGACTCGAACGTCGCGTTCGCGGACGCGCTGATCGATCTGGCAGCCCTCACCGGCGAGGACCGCTACCGCGAGTTCGCCCGCGAGACCCTCGAGGCCTTCGCGGGGGCGAGCGACCGGTTCACCGTCCAGGTCGCCCGCTACGCGACGGCCGTCTCCCGGCTGCTCGAGGGGC encodes:
- a CDS encoding FxsA family protein, whose product is MLRWIFALLLIPFLDAVLLAVIVTQFGFVSWVGMILLVVLTGLVGMLLVRAEGRRTIRKMQRTMAAGKPPTNELLDGGLLIAAGAFLLTPGLVTDVIGFLLAVPLTRIPIRAALKRFVIVPYADKKTGGFASGNVWTFGFPNDETADGSTESTDGGTYDLGDDDYTVDGNGDDSYTIDFGDERTDDTDDERDDDPLAR
- a CDS encoding DUF255 domain-containing protein produces the protein MSERRAYAADSPRSGMDDTTRVEWREWGQDAFDEAAESDVPVLLSLTATWCDHCHEMDAETYAEPRIAANVNDSFVPVRVDVDRYPRVRDRYNMGGFPSTVFLAPDGKVLTGAGYLGPDGMRQVLDSVRTMWDTKGSGAARVPRPLREDNPPAGELTADVESAMLGQLSESYDETAGGWGDSPKFPLPDALEFALKRDRDMALRSYDAVGANLLDEYDGGFYRFATDRDWSGLQREKLLDSNGALVRAFANAYLHTGKDEYRDPADRTIEFLTTTLWNADADAFANSQAPGEDDAHSLDATDRAAADEPPVDDGVLAGPNSLAIEGLLTYYAYTDDDRARRYAERALATLREDLLEEGVVAHARDDDAVERDADGDALPLLANQARALAALTTAASTLETDVLEDATAVAEATIDRLHDEDSFLDGPAEGVGLCDRPLRPLDSNVAFADALIDLAALTGEDRYREFARETLEAFAGASDRFTVQVARYATAVSRLLEGPLVIRVAAEPGSDLHRAALRMADHEKVVVPDADCEAGTARVERGDRMSERAETPDELSERVQSLLD